One window of Methanogenium organophilum genomic DNA carries:
- a CDS encoding cache domain-containing protein, producing the protein MQKQVCIGIVCLCVLGAVAFAGCTSQQGTEVYDQSSMTDLSEYVQDAAGYVQTAGKETALATFDAPDSRFILGDWYIYAYDNEGILQAHPYERDAVGTYRGNWTDVRGLPMIAIAQETAANGGGYIAYLYPAPKDGVINESATETYEPKVGYVYPAGDDLWLGSGMYFGDTAVAGEGQYPPAIAEMIALVESGALYAETEGTEAALAAIGNVSGPFVDAEGHYLYAYDYNGTLVAHPYLGDRVGENLMEKEGPFGMKMIRALSETAADGGGFVVFVWPNPDNGNLEELKIGYVLPVNDEWWVGSGTYLSEITGAHSALDVR; encoded by the coding sequence ATGCAGAAGCAGGTGTGTATTGGTATTGTCTGCCTGTGTGTGCTCGGTGCAGTCGCGTTTGCCGGGTGCACGTCACAGCAGGGAACAGAGGTATATGATCAGTCGTCGATGACGGATCTCTCAGAATATGTGCAGGATGCGGCGGGATATGTCCAGACGGCCGGAAAAGAAACCGCTCTTGCGACGTTTGACGCACCGGACAGCCGGTTCATCCTGGGTGACTGGTACATCTACGCCTATGATAACGAAGGGATTTTGCAGGCCCATCCCTATGAACGGGATGCCGTCGGGACCTATCGCGGGAACTGGACGGACGTCCGTGGACTGCCGATGATTGCAATCGCCCAGGAGACGGCGGCAAACGGCGGCGGATACATCGCATATCTCTATCCGGCTCCGAAGGACGGTGTCATCAATGAGTCGGCCACAGAGACCTATGAACCGAAGGTCGGCTACGTCTACCCGGCCGGCGATGACCTCTGGCTGGGGTCGGGGATGTACTTTGGTGATACCGCAGTAGCGGGCGAAGGCCAGTATCCGCCTGCCATAGCCGAGATGATCGCCCTTGTCGAGTCTGGTGCTCTGTATGCAGAGACCGAAGGAACAGAGGCAGCGCTTGCCGCAATTGGCAATGTCTCCGGGCCGTTCGTGGATGCAGAGGGGCATTACCTGTACGCCTATGACTACAACGGCACCCTGGTGGCCCATCCGTACCTCGGTGACCGCGTGGGCGAGAACCTGATGGAGAAGGAAGGTCCCTTCGGGATGAAGATGATCCGTGCCCTTTCGGAGACTGCGGCCGACGGCGGCGGATTTGTTGTCTTTGTCTGGCCCAACCCCGATAATGGCAACCTCGAGGAGCTCAAGATTGGGTATGTGCTGCCGGTGAATGACGAATGGTGGGTGGGTTCAGGGACCTACCTGAGCGAGATCACGGGCGCCCATTCCGCCCTCGATGTCCGGTGA
- a CDS encoding bifunctional N(6)-L-threonylcarbamoyladenine synthase/serine/threonine protein kinase gives MPETGHILGIEGTAWNLSAAVFGGDRIIALHSSPYRPPSGGIHPREAAQHHAGEMKAVISEVLKDPSSIEAVAFSQGPGLGPCLRTVATAARAIAFSLGVPLIGVNHCVAHVEIGRWACGCDDPIVLYASGANTQVLGYLGSRYRIFGETLDIGLGNGLDKFARSKGMTHPGGPHIEALAQKGEPIHLPYTVKGMDLAFSGLVSAAQESQAPLEDVCAGLQETAFSMCVEVTERALAHSGKDEVLLVGGVGANGRLQEMLTTMCGERGASFYVPERRVIGDNGAMIAYTGSLMLAAGQTLTPEESAVNPGYRSDEVVVGWRDAGADAAYARADVMGGGGARGAEAAVTPAGDDVIKRRLPKGYRTPPLDHRLISERTRAEARMIAAARAAGVRTPVIRDVTPDAIRMERIEGTLLKHLLTPEHVYDAGACVGRLHGAGIVHGDLTTSNIIISEGVPVFIDFGLSYRSDETESQGVDIHVLFQTLESTSRNAECLKEEFVRGYATTFSGATDVILRVDEIRQRGRYL, from the coding sequence ATGCCTGAAACGGGGCATATTCTTGGTATTGAGGGGACTGCATGGAACCTCAGTGCCGCTGTTTTTGGCGGTGATCGCATCATCGCACTTCATTCATCTCCATACAGGCCACCCTCCGGTGGAATTCATCCACGCGAAGCGGCGCAGCATCATGCAGGTGAGATGAAGGCTGTCATTTCAGAGGTGCTGAAAGATCCATCGTCGATTGAAGCTGTTGCATTTTCGCAGGGTCCGGGTCTGGGCCCCTGTCTCCGAACGGTGGCAACTGCAGCGCGTGCAATTGCGTTCTCTCTGGGGGTGCCCCTGATCGGTGTGAACCATTGTGTGGCGCATGTGGAGATTGGCCGCTGGGCATGTGGGTGTGATGACCCGATTGTGCTCTATGCAAGCGGTGCCAATACGCAGGTGCTTGGGTACCTGGGTTCCCGTTACCGTATTTTTGGCGAGACGCTGGATATCGGTCTGGGTAACGGGCTTGACAAGTTTGCCCGGTCAAAGGGGATGACCCATCCCGGCGGGCCTCATATTGAGGCACTTGCACAGAAGGGTGAACCCATCCATCTGCCCTATACGGTCAAAGGTATGGATCTTGCCTTCTCCGGGCTTGTGAGTGCCGCTCAGGAGTCGCAGGCACCTCTTGAGGATGTCTGCGCGGGATTACAGGAAACGGCATTTTCGATGTGTGTGGAGGTGACTGAGCGTGCTCTCGCCCACTCCGGCAAGGATGAGGTACTCCTTGTGGGTGGTGTCGGTGCAAACGGTCGCCTGCAGGAGATGCTTACAACGATGTGTGGGGAACGCGGTGCTTCGTTTTATGTCCCTGAGCGACGGGTTATCGGCGACAATGGTGCCATGATCGCGTACACCGGGTCATTGATGCTTGCAGCGGGCCAGACGCTCACCCCTGAAGAATCGGCGGTTAATCCCGGATACCGGTCTGACGAAGTGGTGGTGGGTTGGCGGGATGCCGGAGCTGATGCTGCCTATGCCCGTGCGGATGTGATGGGCGGCGGGGGTGCACGCGGTGCCGAGGCAGCAGTGACACCGGCGGGTGATGATGTCATAAAGCGGCGCCTCCCGAAGGGCTACCGAACCCCGCCGCTGGACCATCGTCTGATCTCTGAGCGTACCCGTGCCGAAGCCCGAATGATTGCTGCTGCCCGTGCGGCAGGAGTCCGGACGCCTGTAATCCGTGATGTGACACCGGATGCCATCCGAATGGAGCGCATTGAAGGGACGCTTCTGAAGCATCTGCTCACACCGGAGCATGTTTATGATGCAGGAGCCTGTGTGGGGCGTCTGCATGGGGCAGGAATTGTCCACGGGGACCTTACCACCAGCAATATTATCATCTCGGAAGGGGTGCCGGTATTCATCGACTTTGGGCTTTCCTACCGGTCTGATGAGACTGAATCACAGGGTGTTGATATCCATGTCCTCTTTCAGACACTGGAGAGCACGTCACGCAATGCAGAGTGCCTGAAAGAGGAATTTGTACGGGGATATGCCACAACCTTCTCCGGAGCGACGGATGTCATTCTCCGGGTGGATGAAATCCGCCAGCGTGGGAGATATTTATGA
- a CDS encoding 50S ribosomal protein L40e, with protein sequence MARFPEAEARLLDKKICMHCNARNAPRATICRKCGYKNLRPKSKERKG encoded by the coding sequence ATGGCACGTTTTCCTGAAGCAGAGGCACGCCTCCTTGATAAAAAAATTTGTATGCACTGCAACGCACGCAATGCACCGCGGGCAACAATTTGCCGCAAGTGTGGATATAAGAATCTCCGTCCGAAATCAAAGGAACGGAAAGGATAA
- a CDS encoding DNA-directed RNA polymerase, which produces MYYKMTLKDKVRVPPSRLWDKEITNEQDNEDYLEHIRVVVLDVLQEQLEGSIDKAIGIFIAVTKICEIGEGDIIPSDGGVYYSVTFEALVLRLAHQEVIEGVVVETTSFGAFVSLGPIDAMLHVSQISDDYINYDEKNSMLICQETKRQIRTGDGLRGRIVALSLSEREPRESKIGLTMRQSGLGTTTWLDEEFEAEQAENGA; this is translated from the coding sequence ATGTATTATAAGATGACACTTAAAGACAAGGTGCGGGTACCTCCCAGCCGTCTTTGGGATAAAGAGATAACAAACGAACAGGACAATGAAGATTATCTTGAACATATCAGGGTCGTTGTTCTGGACGTGCTGCAGGAGCAGCTTGAGGGGAGCATCGACAAGGCGATTGGTATTTTCATCGCCGTAACGAAGATCTGTGAAATTGGTGAGGGCGATATTATCCCCAGTGATGGTGGTGTATATTACTCCGTAACATTCGAAGCGCTTGTCCTGCGCCTGGCCCATCAGGAGGTCATTGAGGGTGTTGTGGTGGAGACCACCAGTTTCGGTGCGTTTGTCTCCCTGGGGCCAATAGATGCCATGTTGCATGTGAGTCAGATATCTGATGATTACATCAATTATGATGAGAAGAACAGCATGCTCATCTGCCAGGAGACAAAGCGCCAGATCCGCACTGGCGATGGACTGCGGGGACGTATTGTAGCACTTTCCCTCTCCGAGCGTGAACCACGCGAGTCAAAGATTGGCCTTACCATGCGCCAGTCGGGCCTGGGAACAACAACCTGGCTTGATGAAGAATTTGAAGCGGAGCAGGCTGAAAATGGCGCCTAA
- a CDS encoding MDR family MFS transporter, whose protein sequence is MSLFRDAQLTRKQTIMTIVLVAGAFISVLNQTIVSPALPGIMSELGVDVSTAQWLITIFTLVMAIMIPVTAYLLDRFSIRTLYIFAMALFAIGSLLLAWGPVFSVLILGRVLQAISSGMLSPMIMSILMWIFPLGFRGRAMGLYSLVVAFAPAIGPTYSGVMVDLVSWHFVFLSIAPLAVIAAVIAFFTIEDFGERRSVTLDKLSLILSTFGLASLLYGCSIIGSAGGLSTESVGAIAAGLLILVLFGLRQLSLEKPMLELRVLKNRKFLSAASIIMLFQAAILVLSVILPIYIQTVLGYSATMTGLVFLPGAVFMAGMSMVSGRLFDRHGPRKPVLMGAAALVISFLGLVILDAGSSVWLVFICYAISGGGIALLNTPLSTWALNSLDDKEVHHGSAVLNTLRQAAGAIGTALLVTVMSIAMSAYPDPDSIAANMAGFNATSVCMAAIMIVLFMLAFFLVHDTKLAGN, encoded by the coding sequence ATGTCGCTATTCAGGGATGCACAACTGACCCGCAAACAGACCATAATGACAATTGTGCTGGTAGCAGGGGCCTTCATCTCAGTATTAAACCAGACAATTGTTTCCCCGGCACTGCCGGGCATCATGTCCGAGCTTGGTGTTGACGTGTCAACGGCCCAGTGGCTTATAACCATATTCACGCTCGTTATGGCAATCATGATCCCGGTAACCGCATATCTGCTTGACCGGTTTTCCATACGAACGCTCTATATATTCGCGATGGCGCTGTTTGCGATAGGCAGTCTTCTTCTGGCCTGGGGCCCGGTATTCTCGGTTCTCATTTTGGGAAGAGTTCTGCAGGCAATAAGTTCAGGCATGCTTTCGCCGATGATCATGTCAATTCTCATGTGGATCTTCCCCCTGGGGTTCCGTGGTCGTGCGATGGGTCTGTATTCTCTCGTGGTGGCATTTGCGCCCGCTATCGGACCGACCTATTCCGGAGTAATGGTCGATCTGGTTTCATGGCATTTCGTGTTCCTCTCCATTGCCCCCCTTGCTGTCATTGCGGCAGTCATAGCATTCTTTACGATTGAAGACTTTGGAGAACGAAGGTCTGTTACCCTCGACAAGCTGTCCCTCATCCTCTCGACATTCGGACTGGCCTCTCTCCTGTACGGATGCAGTATCATAGGCTCTGCAGGAGGGCTCTCCACCGAATCAGTCGGTGCAATTGCAGCAGGACTTCTTATCCTTGTGTTGTTTGGATTACGCCAGCTCAGTCTCGAAAAACCGATGCTTGAGCTAAGAGTCCTGAAGAACCGGAAATTTCTCTCTGCAGCATCCATCATTATGCTGTTTCAGGCAGCCATCCTGGTGTTGAGTGTCATACTCCCGATTTATATCCAGACGGTTCTGGGATATTCCGCGACAATGACCGGTCTTGTCTTCCTCCCGGGAGCAGTATTTATGGCAGGTATGAGCATGGTCTCAGGAAGACTGTTCGACCGGCACGGTCCAAGGAAGCCTGTCCTTATGGGGGCGGCCGCATTGGTGATTTCGTTTCTGGGACTTGTCATTCTCGACGCAGGCAGTTCAGTCTGGCTCGTGTTCATCTGTTATGCCATAAGTGGTGGTGGGATTGCGCTACTGAACACCCCCCTCTCCACGTGGGCACTTAACTCACTTGATGACAAAGAGGTGCATCACGGGAGTGCTGTGCTAAACACCCTCCGCCAGGCGGCAGGTGCCATAGGAACGGCACTACTGGTGACGGTCATGTCGATTGCAATGTCTGCGTATCCCGATCCTGACTCGATAGCCGCAAACATGGCCGGATTCAATGCCACATCAGTCTGCATGGCAGCAATAATGATAGTATTATTTATGCTGGCTTTCTTCCTGGTCCATGATACGAAATTGGCAGGAAACTGA
- a CDS encoding putative phosphothreonine lyase domain-containing protein, translating to MDSEGEALADVAYGLFEVFLNKELRKQGHSLFELVETNTEFFAEFTDIFASFSIDYPFLGDALIDEYGSENAIYNLFSEGEGVIPTKTTKIFWILLDAPGYDPGCADAEKAGKWLIFLEPDQTDELWKKIRDATAAGELGISAKVSTAKQNPDSRDERMVIYVFTSDWEDEEDVMRIREMLRNLGVTDRIGYKRNIETFQGEYSEKGKKVTYYTA from the coding sequence ATGGATAGCGAGGGGGAGGCACTGGCTGACGTTGCCTACGGACTCTTTGAGGTTTTCCTGAACAAGGAACTTCGCAAACAGGGACACTCACTTTTCGAACTTGTTGAAACCAATACTGAATTTTTTGCAGAATTTACCGACATCTTTGCATCTTTTTCTATTGACTATCCCTTTCTGGGTGATGCACTGATTGATGAATATGGATCAGAAAATGCAATATACAACCTCTTTTCCGAAGGAGAAGGCGTCATTCCCACAAAGACAACAAAGATATTCTGGATTCTTCTCGATGCACCGGGCTATGATCCCGGATGTGCAGATGCAGAGAAAGCAGGCAAATGGCTCATATTTCTGGAACCCGATCAGACAGATGAGTTATGGAAAAAGATCCGTGATGCCACCGCAGCAGGAGAACTCGGCATATCAGCGAAAGTTTCTACAGCAAAACAGAATCCGGATTCCAGGGACGAACGGATGGTTATCTATGTATTCACCAGTGACTGGGAAGACGAAGAGGACGTCATGCGTATTCGTGAGATGCTCAGGAACCTCGGCGTCACAGACAGAATAGGCTACAAACGTAACATCGAAACATTCCAGGGAGAATACAGCGAAAAAGGAAAAAAGGTCACTTATTATACGGCGTGA
- a CDS encoding sulfide-dependent adenosine diphosphate thiazole synthase yields MSQKELDEVVISRAILAEQNSVMMDYLDLECAVVGAGPAGLTAAAYLAEAGIKTGVIEKKLSIGGGMWGGGMMFPRIVVQEEARPILDKFDITYKEYQENYYVASSVEAVSHLTAAACDAGAEFFNVTMVEDVVIKSDGRVSGLVINWTAVEMAHLHIDPLTLRTKYTIDATGHDATVAHQVKNKGGDLPIAGEGFMWADRAEANIFGHTKEVFPGLIVAGMAANAVAGETRMGPIFGGMLLSGRRAAEIVKNNLQ; encoded by the coding sequence ATGAGCCAAAAGGAACTTGACGAAGTGGTAATCAGCCGCGCAATTCTCGCAGAACAGAATTCAGTTATGATGGACTACCTTGACCTCGAATGCGCAGTCGTCGGGGCCGGTCCCGCCGGGCTGACCGCAGCCGCATATCTTGCGGAAGCAGGCATTAAAACCGGAGTTATTGAGAAGAAACTCTCCATTGGTGGCGGCATGTGGGGCGGTGGGATGATGTTCCCGCGCATTGTTGTCCAGGAAGAGGCACGCCCCATACTCGATAAATTCGACATCACTTACAAAGAGTACCAGGAGAACTACTATGTCGCATCGTCTGTTGAGGCAGTATCCCACCTGACCGCAGCAGCATGTGATGCAGGAGCGGAATTTTTCAATGTAACCATGGTAGAAGATGTTGTCATCAAAAGCGACGGACGGGTATCCGGCCTTGTCATCAACTGGACTGCAGTCGAGATGGCACATCTCCATATCGACCCGCTGACCCTCAGGACAAAATACACCATTGATGCCACCGGCCACGATGCAACCGTTGCCCACCAGGTAAAAAACAAAGGAGGAGACCTCCCCATCGCAGGAGAAGGGTTCATGTGGGCAGACCGTGCCGAGGCAAATATTTTCGGACACACAAAAGAAGTCTTCCCAGGCCTTATCGTCGCCGGAATGGCAGCAAATGCTGTTGCAGGAGAGACACGCATGGGACCAATCTTTGGTGGCATGCTCCTATCCGGAAGGCGTGCGGCAGAAATTGTAAAAAATAACCTTCAATGA
- a CDS encoding class I SAM-dependent methyltransferase — MQIAKLPEMTKAPRLYEKGTASMWEDDHISGHLLEMHLNPEIDAASRKISAIRKTVQWITSHLHEGQTHILDLGCGPGLYCEMLAKAGHRVTGVDFSQRTIAYARQEAALKDLDIEYLHENYLHLPFKDRFDLAMMIYCDFDVLIPEDRNRLLQNVYRSLKPGGLFIFDTLNTKAPETMEVPSRSWETAECGFWKDEPYLALSETFHYAEANVILQQHVVCSEPDTKAVYRFWTHYYDPETLTSILEEQGFSEVAFYESPLPDDGDGANEMITFVLARRG, encoded by the coding sequence ATGCAAATAGCAAAACTGCCGGAGATGACGAAAGCTCCCCGGCTCTATGAAAAAGGCACGGCAAGTATGTGGGAGGACGACCACATATCCGGGCATCTCCTGGAGATGCACCTCAACCCGGAGATCGATGCCGCAAGCAGAAAGATATCTGCAATCCGGAAGACCGTACAATGGATTACTTCGCACCTACACGAGGGACAGACGCACATTCTCGACCTCGGGTGCGGTCCGGGGCTGTACTGCGAAATGCTGGCAAAAGCCGGCCACCGGGTGACCGGAGTGGATTTTTCGCAGCGAACGATTGCCTATGCACGGCAGGAGGCCGCCCTGAAGGATCTCGATATCGAGTACCTCCACGAGAATTATCTGCACCTTCCCTTCAAAGACCGGTTCGATCTCGCGATGATGATCTACTGCGACTTCGACGTGCTGATCCCCGAGGATCGGAACCGACTCTTGCAGAACGTCTACCGTTCTCTCAAGCCGGGAGGGCTGTTTATCTTCGACACCCTCAACACGAAAGCACCGGAGACGATGGAGGTCCCTAGCAGGTCCTGGGAGACCGCCGAATGCGGGTTCTGGAAGGACGAACCGTACCTGGCCCTCTCGGAGACGTTCCATTACGCAGAGGCGAACGTGATTCTTCAGCAGCATGTCGTCTGCTCGGAACCGGACACAAAGGCCGTTTACCGGTTCTGGACACATTACTACGATCCGGAAACGCTTACATCCATCCTTGAGGAACAGGGCTTTTCAGAGGTCGCTTTTTACGAAAGTCCGTTGCCGGACGATGGCGACGGAGCGAACGAGATGATCACGTTCGTTTTAGCGAGAAGAGGGTGA
- a CDS encoding GTP-dependent dephospho-CoA kinase family protein produces MDYTLPDEYRKYFREPFGPLFQDIIAAKDEFADCMIIAVGDVVTHNLVEAGILPDLAVIDGSTMREPCNREVDLSIPEVGVSNPAGMITGALIRAIGDAMHAGPRLVRVDGEEDLAVIPAIRAAPDGACVLYGQPGEGVVVITVDADARDKADKLFRLFVAV; encoded by the coding sequence ATGGATTATACCCTTCCCGATGAATACCGGAAGTATTTCCGGGAACCATTTGGGCCTCTTTTTCAGGATATAATTGCCGCAAAGGACGAATTTGCGGACTGTATGATTATTGCAGTCGGTGATGTCGTTACACATAATCTTGTAGAGGCGGGTATTCTACCTGATTTGGCGGTGATAGATGGCAGCACGATGCGTGAACCCTGCAACCGGGAGGTGGATCTTTCTATTCCGGAGGTAGGAGTATCAAATCCGGCGGGAATGATCACTGGGGCACTCATCAGGGCGATAGGGGATGCAATGCACGCAGGGCCGCGTCTTGTTCGTGTTGACGGTGAGGAAGACCTCGCAGTGATTCCGGCTATACGCGCCGCACCTGATGGCGCCTGTGTGCTTTACGGGCAGCCGGGAGAGGGTGTGGTTGTGATAACGGTGGATGCCGATGCCCGGGATAAGGCTGATAAGCTCTTTCGCCTCTTTGTGGCGGTCTGA
- a CDS encoding 30S ribosomal protein S24e encodes MDFEFARDEYNGLLKRRELEFLLTFEGATPSRRQILGKLCALQNVPEDRVVLDSIKTSFGKQELNGYARIYEDVETLKATEPGYLVERSSAPETGEGAEEA; translated from the coding sequence ATGGATTTTGAATTTGCACGTGATGAATACAACGGGCTGTTAAAGAGGAGAGAACTTGAATTCCTCCTCACATTTGAGGGGGCAACTCCCTCAAGACGGCAGATTCTCGGAAAACTTTGCGCTCTGCAAAATGTTCCTGAGGACCGTGTGGTGCTTGACTCAATTAAGACAAGCTTTGGAAAGCAGGAACTGAACGGATACGCACGTATTTACGAAGATGTTGAGACTCTGAAGGCAACCGAGCCCGGGTATCTCGTTGAGCGCAGCAGCGCTCCTGAGACTGGTGAAGGTGCAGAGGAGGCATAA
- the rdgB gene encoding RdgB/HAM1 family non-canonical purine NTP pyrophosphatase, with the protein MKFTVVTSNENKAREVAAFFTGVAEVAHTFLEIPEFRDNDVGVIAEEKARYAWDALHCPLIVDDTGFFVTALNGFPGPYAAYVLDTIGMEGILRLLEGADDRSAYFETAIAYADDSGIIRVFRGVVEGTIVSPRGEGGFGYDPIFSVDGRTFAERTLAEKASMSHRGRALAALRQFMASDGSSDGAKEPNC; encoded by the coding sequence ATGAAATTCACTGTTGTAACAAGCAATGAAAATAAGGCACGAGAAGTGGCGGCCTTCTTTACAGGTGTGGCTGAAGTTGCTCACACATTTCTTGAGATTCCCGAATTCCGGGATAACGATGTGGGAGTAATTGCAGAGGAGAAGGCAAGATATGCATGGGATGCTCTTCACTGCCCCCTGATCGTTGATGATACTGGTTTTTTTGTGACGGCACTGAATGGATTTCCCGGTCCCTATGCTGCGTATGTACTGGATACTATCGGCATGGAGGGAATTCTTCGCCTTTTGGAAGGGGCAGACGATCGGTCTGCCTACTTTGAGACGGCGATTGCTTATGCAGATGATAGTGGCATCATTCGTGTCTTCCGCGGTGTGGTGGAGGGTACAATCGTTTCACCTCGCGGAGAGGGGGGATTTGGATATGATCCCATTTTCTCGGTGGATGGCAGGACGTTTGCCGAACGGACGCTTGCAGAGAAGGCTTCAATGTCCCACCGCGGGCGTGCACTCGCGGCGCTCCGGCAGTTTATGGCATCGGATGGGTCCTCTGATGGTGCGAAAGAACCAAACTGTTAA
- a CDS encoding 30S ribosomal protein S27ae — protein sequence MAVKRSEYYTIEGSTAVPQRKACPRCGPGVFMAEHKDRVSCGKCGYTEFKQ from the coding sequence ATGGCTGTAAAACGCAGTGAATACTATACCATTGAAGGGAGCACCGCTGTTCCTCAGCGTAAGGCATGTCCGCGCTGTGGTCCGGGTGTCTTTATGGCAGAGCACAAGGACCGTGTTTCGTGCGGCAAGTGCGGATATACAGAATTCAAGCAATAG
- the htpX gene encoding zinc metalloprotease HtpX translates to MKWKRDWGLTGRVFMTWALLLLLYLFFLGFLNLVLPNAFGMLLAFVVVFGLIQYFFSAKLVLMSTHARVVGEDEYPELHQMIGKLCQEADLPMPKIAVMPSPVPNAFATGRNPKNAVVAVTDSIMRTLNREELEAVLAHELSHVKNRDILTMTVASFVAMLASLIMQNAIFYSIFDNREGGGAWIIAWIVSIVVWLVATILMMSLSRYREYAADRGSAYITGNPAALRSALTKISGRMDQVPAKKKQEMSGANMFYILPALSGKSFMELFSTHPPFEKRLAALEEIEREMKGYS, encoded by the coding sequence ATGAAATGGAAGAGAGACTGGGGACTGACCGGTCGTGTCTTTATGACCTGGGCATTGCTCCTGCTGTTGTACCTGTTCTTCCTTGGGTTCCTGAATTTGGTTCTTCCCAATGCATTCGGGATGCTGCTGGCGTTTGTTGTTGTATTTGGATTGATCCAGTATTTCTTCTCAGCAAAGCTGGTCTTAATGAGCACCCATGCTCGGGTGGTGGGAGAAGATGAATATCCTGAACTTCATCAGATGATAGGAAAGCTCTGTCAGGAGGCGGACCTTCCGATGCCAAAGATAGCAGTGATGCCGTCGCCGGTACCGAACGCCTTTGCAACGGGACGAAACCCTAAAAATGCAGTAGTTGCGGTTACTGACTCCATTATGCGGACACTGAACAGAGAGGAACTTGAGGCAGTGCTTGCCCATGAACTCTCGCATGTGAAGAATCGCGATATACTCACTATGACAGTAGCGTCCTTCGTTGCAATGCTTGCGTCGCTCATCATGCAGAATGCGATATTCTATTCAATATTTGACAACCGGGAAGGTGGGGGTGCATGGATTATTGCATGGATTGTCTCCATTGTTGTCTGGCTGGTTGCGACGATTCTTATGATGAGCCTCTCGCGCTACCGTGAGTATGCTGCTGACCGTGGCAGTGCATATATCACCGGAAATCCGGCGGCACTCCGGTCTGCCCTCACGAAGATCAGCGGCAGGATGGACCAGGTGCCTGCGAAGAAGAAGCAGGAAATGTCCGGGGCTAATATGTTCTATATTCTGCCTGCATTATCCGGGAAGAGTTTTATGGAACTTTTTTCCACTCACCCGCCGTTTGAAAAGCGACTCGCGGCATTGGAGGAGATTGAACGGGAGATGAAGGGTTACTCCTGA
- the spt4 gene encoding transcription elongation factor subunit Spt4, producing MAPKKQPYVCRGCHRVVDGESCVMCGSSNLTQDWAGYLVIIDPKHSDIAKKMNVDTPGRVALKVR from the coding sequence ATGGCGCCTAAAAAGCAACCCTATGTTTGTCGCGGCTGCCACCGGGTGGTGGACGGGGAGTCATGTGTGATGTGTGGCTCTTCGAATCTTACACAGGACTGGGCTGGATATTTGGTTATTATTGATCCAAAGCATTCCGATATTGCAAAAAAGATGAATGTGGACACTCCCGGACGGGTAGCACTGAAGGTCCGGTAA
- a CDS encoding ester cyclase, with product MMHRRVMLNVTEDNKALVRRFIDAYNTRNLELFDELVAPGYLDHTHQQEGRESFKTLFELAFEGFPDWHEDITDMIAEGDKVWVCVKATGTHTGEWNLFGVSLPPTGKKVAMMMVFIWRIANGKLVEGWEVDSEVDFLKTIGVLEYTEKGEKIFPEG from the coding sequence ATGATGCATCGAAGAGTGATGCTGAATGTCACTGAAGATAACAAAGCCCTTGTCCGTCGGTTTATTGATGCCTACAATACACGAAATCTGGAGCTATTCGATGAACTGGTGGCACCCGGCTATCTTGACCACACCCATCAACAGGAAGGTCGAGAATCCTTCAAAACGCTCTTTGAACTCGCATTCGAGGGCTTCCCCGACTGGCATGAAGATATCACGGACATGATTGCCGAGGGGGATAAGGTGTGGGTATGCGTGAAGGCCACGGGGACCCATACCGGCGAATGGAATCTCTTTGGCGTATCGCTCCCGCCCACCGGGAAGAAGGTGGCGATGATGATGGTCTTCATCTGGCGCATAGCAAACGGAAAACTTGTCGAGGGGTGGGAAGTCGACAGCGAAGTGGATTTCCTGAAAACCATTGGTGTTCTTGAATATACAGAGAAAGGGGAGAAGATCTTTCCGGAGGGGTGA